Proteins found in one Planctomycetia bacterium genomic segment:
- a CDS encoding creatininase family protein has product MTQLGKLTRREFRSRMQSGELQACIIPLGAIEQHLEHLAMEHDWRSVTLVAEHVAERLAPRVIVASGVMAGVSEHHMRHPGTLSLRPGTLLAVVSDLIDSMVRAGFKHVLVLNGHGGNIAPCQGVWDQFQRLAGVNVQFLSYWDVLHEQDAQDLLRGGHKLPSDLPGHAQEFETSTALAAFPENVRTDMWTDQSDQKPSLATAATGAAFLQRIEDRVTAYLEEMLAGNRVAPTPDYFP; this is encoded by the coding sequence TTGACACAACTCGGCAAACTCACGCGCCGCGAATTCCGCTCACGGATGCAGTCCGGCGAACTACAAGCGTGCATCATTCCGCTAGGCGCAATCGAGCAGCATCTTGAACACCTCGCGATGGAGCACGATTGGCGGAGCGTGACGCTCGTCGCCGAACACGTGGCGGAACGGCTCGCGCCGCGCGTGATCGTCGCGTCCGGCGTGATGGCCGGCGTTAGCGAGCACCACATGCGGCACCCCGGTACGCTCAGCCTGCGCCCCGGCACGCTTCTGGCCGTCGTGAGCGACCTGATCGACAGCATGGTCCGCGCCGGCTTTAAGCACGTCCTGGTCCTCAACGGCCACGGCGGCAACATCGCCCCCTGCCAAGGCGTCTGGGATCAATTTCAACGTCTGGCCGGCGTCAACGTGCAGTTCCTTTCGTACTGGGACGTCCTCCACGAACAGGATGCCCAAGACCTGCTGCGCGGCGGCCACAAACTCCCCAGCGACCTGCCCGGCCACGCGCAAGAATTCGAAACCTCGACCGCACTAGCCGCCTTTCCGGAAAACGTCCGCACCGACATGTGGACCGATCAATCGGACCAGAAACCGTCCCTGGCCACAGCCGCCACCGGCGCAGCCTTCCTGCAACGCATCGAGGATCGCGTTACGGCGTACTTGGAAGAAATGTTGGCCGGAAATCGCGTCGCGCCAACGCCGGACTATTTTCCCTAA